The window GCTCAAGGACCTGGACGGCGTCGGCAGCGACCTCCAGTTCCGCAGCGGCGCGGTGGGCGCGCCCACTGTCCGCTTCCGGCAGCTCACCGTCTCAGGCGAGTAGCCCACCCTTCCACGTCCCCCTACCGTGCGCCGGCGGGGGGACGTGTCAGGGCCTCCTCGTAGAACGCTTCAAGCAGCACGAGGAGGGTGCGCCCATGGCAGCGAAGTCCGCACGCAAGTCCCCCGCCGCGAAGAAGGCGGCCACGCCGCGCAAGCCCCGCCGCAAGAAGGCGGAGCCGAAGTCCCGGGGCCTGTCCCCCGCGGAGGTGGCCAGCGACTCGGTTGAGTACCCCACGGAGCTGCTGGAGGCGGTGCGCGAGGACGGCGGCGAGGTGCTCGGCGTGTACCGCGACCCGCTGGGCGGCCACCCGGTGGTGTTCTCCGTGCTGCCCATCGACAAGGTGGAGCCCACGCCCTACCAGCGCGACGTGTCCGAGCCGCACGTGAAGCGTCTGGCCAACGCCATGGAGCGGTTGGATCGCTTCCTGGACCCCGTCATCGCCGTGCGCAAGGACGGCCGGTACTGGACGCCCAACGGCAACCACCGCCTCAACGCCAGCCGGCGCCTGGGCGCCAAGGCCATTGTCGCCCTGGTGCTGCCCGAAGAGGACGTGGCCTACCAGATTCTGGCCCTCAACACGGAGAAGGCCCACAACCTCAAGGAGCGCTCGCTGGAGGTCATCCGCATGTACCGCGGCCTGGTGGGCGCGGAGCGCAAGGGGCCGGAGACGGCCTTCGCCCACCTCTTCGAGGAGCCCGCCTTCATCACCCTGGGCGCCGCCTACGAGCAGCGCCCCCGCTTCTCCGCGGGCGCCTACCACCCCTTCGTGAAGGCGGTTGAGGACTTCCTCGACACGCCCCTGGAGGACGCCCTGCCCCTGCGCGAGGCCCGGGCCCGGCGGCTGCTGGAGCTGGACGACGCCGTGGTGTCCGTGGTGGACGCCCTCAAGGAGCGGGGCCTCCAGAGCCCGTACCTCAAGAACTTCGTCGTCGCCCGCATCAACTTCCTGCGCTTCCGCAAGGATGGCGGGAAGCCGGACTTCGACGCCACCGTGGACCGGATGCAGGCCAGCGCCCGGAAGTTCAACGTCGACAAGGTGCGGCGCGAGGACATTGGCCGGATGGGCGGCGGGCCGCTGGAGCCGGACGAGGAATCCGCTTAAGGGAACACGATTTGCAGGAGGTTGCGCCCAACATGACATCCCCCACGGTCCTGGTCGTCGACGACGACCGCGCGAACCTCGACTCGGTCATCCGCATCTTCCAGCGTGAGGGCATGGCCACGCTGGCCGCCGCCAACGGTACGGAGGCGCTGGAGCTGCTGCGCCGGCCGGAGGTCGCCGCCATGGTGACCGACCTGATGATGCCCAACATGGACGGCCAGGAGCTGCTGCGCGCCGCGCGCGCCATCCGCCCGGACGTGGAAGTGGTGCTGATGACGGCCTACGGCACGGTGGAGACGGCCGTGGCGGCCATGAAGGACGGCGCCTACGACTTCATCACCAAGCCCCTCAAGCGCCACGCGCTGGTGAAGGCCATCCAGAAGGCGCTGGAGAAGCGAGCGCTGGTGGCGGAGAACCAGTCGCTCAAGGCGAAGTTGGCGGAGATGAACGCGGCGGGTGGGCGCTCCATGGTGGGCCAGTCCCCCGCCTTCCGCGCCATGCTGGACACCATCCGCCAGGCGGCCCCCTCCACCGCCACGGTGCTGCTGCTGGGTGAGTCCGGCACGGGAAAGGAGCTGGCCGCGCGCTCCGTGCACGAGTTCTCCCAGCGGGTCCGCGGGCCCTTCGTCGCCGTCAACTGCGGCGCGCTGCCGGAGAACATCCTGGAGGCGGAACTCTTCGGCGTGGAGCGCGGCGCATTCACCGGCGCGGTGGCCCGGCGAGAGGGCCGCTTCGAGCGTGCCCACGGTGGCACCCTCTTCCTGGACGAAGTCGGTGAGATGCCGCTGCCCGCCCAGGTGAAGCTGCTCCGCGCGCTGGCCGAGGGCGAAATCGAGCGGCTGGGTGGCACGCAGACGGTGAAGGTGGACGTGCGCCTCGTCGCCGCCACCAACAAGGACCTGCAGAAGGAGGTGGCCGAAGGCCGCTTCCGCGAGGACCTCTACTACCGGCTCAACGTGGTGGAGATTCGCGTGCCCGCGCTCGCCTCGCGCCGCGAGGACATTCCCCTGCTGGCGGACGCCTTCCTGCGCCGCTTCGCCGCCAAGAACGGCAAGGTGCTGCGCGGCTTCTCGCAGGAGGCGATGGGCGTGCTGGAGAATTACGCCTGGCCCGGCAACGTGCGCGAACTGGAGCACGCGGTGGAGCGCGCGGTGGTGCTGGCGCGCGGCGAGGTGCTGGACGCCAGTGACCTGCCTGAATCCGTGCGCAAGGGCCCGCTGGGCTCAGCCGGACAGCTCGTCATTCCCATTGGGACGCCCATGGAGGAAATCGAGCGCCGGGTGATCCATGAGACGCTCCGTCACACCCGCGGAGACAAGACGCTGGCCGCACGGCTGCTGGGCATCGCTGCGCGGACCATCTACCGCAAGCTGGAGCGCGAGCAGTCCACCGGGGATGGCCCCACCGCCGCGCCCCCTGGCCCCGACACCGACGACTGACAGGGCGTCACACGGCCCCCCGCCTGCTTTTGACAATTTGTCTGGCGGGGTTTCGGAAGGCCCGTCACGCGTCAGGGGCGCCTGCTATTCCGGAATAATTCCAAGTAGTTGGCCGTAGGTCCTGTCTTGCCCGCCTGGCCCGCGATGGCACCTGGCTTGCTCAATGAGGGCCCGGCTTTCTCCCGGAAGCGTGATGGAACTCTTCTTTCGAAAATACTTTTGGACGGTGAACCTGGTGTTCATCCTGCTCGTCGGATTGCTGGCGGCGAGCACGGTGAACCTGTTCGTCGAGTCCGCCATCTCCCCGGTTCCCACCGGGGGGTCGTCCGCCCGCGCGCCTTCACAGCCGCGCCGCATCGAGACGGCGATGGCGATGCTCGACCTGGACCGTCTGTCACGGCTGACGGGCATCAAGCTCCCCGAACCCGAGCCCGAGGTTCAGGAGCCCGGCGGCGCTTCGGCGGAGGTGGACCCCAACGCCGCGCCCGTGAAGAGCGGCCTGCGGGTCAAGCTGCTCGGCACGTTGGTGGCGAGCAACCCCGACTGGTCCTTCGCCTCCATCCAGGACATGACGACGCAGCGTTCGCAGACCTACATGGTGGGCAACTCCTTGCAGGGAGCCACCGTGGAGAACATCGAGCGCGAGCGCGTCATCATCATCAACGGCGGCCGCCGCGAGTACATCGACGGCAATCCGGGTGACGGCGCCTTCGTGCCGCCCTCGCCCCCGGTGGCCCAGGCCAACACCGCTCCGCCCAGTGATGGCAGTGGCATCCGCGCCACCAGCGAGAACGAGTACGAAGTCCCTCGCGCGGAAATCGACAAGACGCTCAACAACCTCAACAACGTCGCCATGCAGGCGCGCATCGTGCCCGCGTTCAAGGACGGTCAGGCGGTGGGCTTCAAGCTCTTCTCCATCCGTCCGGACTCCATCTACTCCAAGATTGGCGTCCAGAATGGTGACGTCATCCGTCGCATCAACGGATTCGACCTCAACAGCCCGGAAAAAGCGCTGGAGGTCTATTCGAAGATGAAAGACGCAGCCCGCATCGAGATCGAGATCGAGCGCAACGGTGCGCCGATCCGCAAGTCGTACAACGTCCGTTAATCACCTCCGCAGCGCCCGCTCCTCCATGAAGACGCTCCCGTCCTGGATGCTCTGCCTGTGCCTCGCGCTCGCCGTTCCCGCGCAGGCCCAGCGCCGCTCACCGCCCTCTGGTTCCGCCGGAGAGCGGAAGATTTCCCCGCAAGGCCCTGGCGCTACCAGCGCTGGTGACGCCAACGCGGGTCCCCGCCGCACGCCGACGTGCGAGGAGGCCCGCCGCAATGCCCGTTACGGCATCTACTTCGACAAGGTGGAGATCGAGAAGCTGGTCCAGACGGTCGCGGACGCCACCTGCCGCACCTTCATCCTGCCGGAGAACGTGCGCGGGAAGATCTCCATCATCGGCCCGGAGAATGGCCGGGTGGAGGTCAACGCGGACGCCTTCTACTCCGCCTTCCTCGCCGCGCTCGACGCCAACGGGCTCGCCGCCTACCAGTACGGCCGGTTCATGAAGATCGTCGACAAGCGCTCGGCGAAGCAGAACCCCATCCCGACCATCGTCGAGGAGGGTGAGCCGTACACCACCAACGAGCAGATGGTGACCAAGCTGTTCCGCGTGCAGAACGTGGAAGTGGAGCCGCTGCGCGGCGTGCTCCAGCAGCTGGTGTCCAAGGACGGCGACACGATTCCGTATCCGCCCGACACCATCATCATCAACGACGTGGGCTCCAACATCCACCGCCTGGAGCGCATCATCCACCAGCTGGACACGCGCGCCGCCAGCGACGAGATGCGCATCATCCAGGTGCAGTACGCCTCCGCGCAGGACGTGGCCAACACGGTGCAGCGCCTCTTCGAGGCCAAGGGCGCCCGCCCCGGCCAGCCCGCGGCCGCCGGGCGCAATGTGCCCCCCGCCGCGGCACAGGCCACGCCTCAAGCCGGCCAGGGCCAGGAAGGCGCCACCGGCGGTCCGGTGACGCTGTCGCAGATCATCCCAGACGAGCGCACCAACAAGCTCATCATCGTCGCCAGCCCCGCGGCCTTCGAGCGCATCCAGGACATCGTCGGGCAGATTGACATCCCCACCAGCGGCGGCGGACGCATCAACGTCTACTACCTGGAGAACGCCAACGCGGAGGAGCTGGCCAGCACGCTCCAGTCGCTGGCCCAGGGCACCGGCAACGCGCCCCGTGGCCGCACCCCGGTGCCGGCCCGTCCGCCCGGCGCCCCTGGCGGCCCCACCACGACGCAGGCGGCGGAGCTGTTCAGCGGCGAGGTGAAGATTTCGGCCGACAAGGGCAGCAACTCGCTGGTCATCGTCGCCAGCTCGGCGGACTACAAGAACATCGTCCAGGTCATCCAGCAGCTCGACAAGCCGCGCCGCCAGGTGTTCGTGGAGGCCGTCATCATGGAGGTCAACCTGGACCGCAACGCGCGGCTCGGCATGAACCTCCACAGCGGCTTCAGCCTGAGCACGTCGAACGGCGATCAGGTGCCCGGCCTCATCGGCACCAACACCTCCGGCCAGGGCCTGCCGCCGTCCCTGTCGCTCACCAGCCTGGCGTCCTACGGCGGCTTCCTCGCCGGCATCCAGGGCCCCGTCATCCCCGCGCTGGAGAAGCTGGGCATCCCGGCCTTTGGCGTGGTGCTGCACGCCATGCAGCAGAGCTCGGATGTGAACGTGCTCTCCACGCCGCACATCCTCACCAGCGACAACGAGGAGGCGGAAATCACGGTGGGACAGAATGTGCCCTTCCAGTCCGGCTTCAACCCGACCTCGCTGGGCTCGCTCGGGGCCGGCGTGGGCGGCGGCGCGGGAGCACTGGGCGGCGGCCTGCTCGGCGGCCTGGGTGGCCTGGGTTCGCTCTACGCCCCCATCACCCGTCAGAACGTGGAGTTGAAGCTGACGGTGAAGCCGCAGATCAACGAGAGCGACTACATCCGCCTGGTCATCAACCAACAGACGGAGGAGATCGCCTCCACCGACCCGGTGCTCGGCCCCACCACGTCCCGCCGCAGCGCGAAGACGACGGTCATCGCGCGGGACCAGGAGACGCTGGTGATTGGCGGCATCATGCAGGACCGCACGCTGGAGAGCGTGTCCAAGGTGCCGCTGCTGGGTGACATCCCGCTGCTGGGCCACCTGTTCCGCGACACCACGCGCCGCAAGACGAAGACGAACCTGCTCCTCTTCCTGACGCCCTACATCATCCGGGGGCCAGAGGACTTCCGCGTCATCTTCGAGCGCAAGATGAAGGAGCGGCAGCAGTTCGTGGAGCAGTTCTACGGCCAGGTGCCCGGCTACGATGTGGCGGTGGACTTCAGCCGCAAGCCCGGTCCGCTGTCGCGCATGGGCCAGAAGGTGACGCAGGAGGAGCAGCGCGCGGAGAACGGCGGTCCGGGCCTTTCCGGCGAGCGCATCATCACCCCGGCCCCGCCCCCGGCCAGCAGCCCGGGAGCCGTGCCCTCCACGCAGCGGCAGGCGCCGGCCTCCCCGGAGGATGAAGGTGGACCGGCGGTGCGGGAAGGCATGCCGCCTCCAGATGGTTCGGAAGAACCAGTGCCCGCGCCCGCCCCGCAGAACTTCGAGCAGCCCCCGCCCGAGGCCATCCAGGTCCCCGAGGCAGGAGACGCCGAACGCCTGCGCATCCAGCACATCGAGCCGGGGCCGAGGGAGTAGACGCCATGAACCTGACCGCCGACCCCGCCCTCACCAGCGCCGCCACCGGAGGCACGGTTTCCCCGCGCAACGACGCCACGCAGCTCGTGGCACACGGACAGGCCTACCTGTGTGGCCGCCCGCTGGGGGAAATCCTGCGCGCCATCGTCCCCTCGCTCACCGAGGAGAAGCTCCAGGAGGCGCTCGCCATCCAGGACGAGAAGGGGCAGCGCATTGGCGAGGCCCTCGTGGGGATGAAGGCGGTCTCCGAGGAGGACGTGGCCAAGGCCCTGGGGCACCAGTTGGACCTGCCCTACCTGGCGCGCATCTTCGCCGAAGAGGTGGACGCGGAGCTCGTCAAGCGCATCCCCATCAACTTCGCCAAGCAGTCACGCATCCTCCCGCTGTCCCTGGAGGGTGACACGGTGGCGGTGGCGGTGGCGGACCCGCTGGACACCGCCGCGCTGGACCACGTGCGTGTGCTGCTGGGCCAGAGCGTCAGCCAGCGCATCGCGCTGGGCTCCACCATCACCGACGCCATCAACAGCGTCTACGACCGCTCCGTCAACGAGACGGAACAGCTCGTGGACGAGATGGAAACGCAGGACCTGGACGCCATCGCCCACGAGCTGGACGAGCCCAAGGACCTGCTCGACGAGGACGACGAGGCGCCCGTCATCCGGCTGGTGAACTCCGTGCTGTTCCGCGCCGCCAAGGAGCGCGCCAGCGATATCCACATCGAGCCGATGGAGCGCGAGCTGCTGGTGCGCTTCCGCGTGGACGGTGTGCTGCAGGAGGTCATCAAGCCGCCCAAGCGCTACCAGAACGCCATCGTCAGCCGCGTGAAGGTCATGGGGCAGCTCAACATCGCGGAGAAGCGCCTGCCGCAGGACGGCCGCATCCGCATCAAGCTGGCCGGCCGCGACATCGACATCCGTCTGTCCACCATCCCCACGTCCTTCGGCGAGCGCATCGTCATGCGTCTGCTGGACAAGACGGCGACGCTGCTGGACCTGGCGGAAATCGGCATGAGCCAGAAGACGCTCGAGTCGATGGAAGCCGTCATCAAACGCTCGCACGGCATCATCCTGGTGACGGGCCCCACGGGCTCCGGCAAGACGACGACGCTCTACGGCGCCCTGTCGAAAATCAATACGCCCGACCTCAACATCCTCACCGTCGAGGACCCGGTCGAATACCAGCTCAAGGGCATTGGCCAGATGGCCATCAGCCCGAAGATTGGGCTGACGTTCGCGCAGGGGCTGCGCTCCTTCCTCCGCCAGGACCCGGACGTCATCATGGTCGGCGAGATTCGCGACAAGGAGACGGCGGAAATCGCCATCCAGGCCTCGCTGACGGGCCACCTGGTGCTGTCCACCGTCCACACCAACGACGCCGCCGGCGCCGTGACACGTCTGGTGGACATGGGCGTGGAGCCCTTCCTCGTGGCGTCCTCGCTCACCGGCATCCTGGCCCAGCGGCTGGTGCGCCGCGTGTGCCCGGACTGCCGCGTGCCCTTCGAGCCCACCGACGCGGAGCTCAAGGAGCTGGGCCACTCGGTGGCCTCCTTCAAGCAGCGCTACGGCGTGGACCGCATCTACAAGGCCTCCGGTTGCCCCTCCTGCAACCGCAACGGCTACCGCGGGCGAACCGGCATCTACGAGTTCCTCCCCGTGGATGACGACGTGCGCCAGCTCGTGCTGAAGAACGTGGACGCCTCCACCATCAAGCGGTCCGCCACGTCCAAGGGCATGACGACGCTGCTGGATGACGGCGCGCGGAAGATTGCCCTGGGCGAGACGACCATCGCCGAGGTGCTCAGCATCACCCAGGAGGACATGTAGCCGACCGCTCCTCCCTGGGAGGGGCCGGGGTTCCTGAACCATGCCGGTCTTCGAGTACAGAGGTCTCAATTCCGCGGGCAAGCAGATCAAGGGCCTGCTCGAGGCGGACTCACCCAAGACGCTGCGGTCCAAGCTGCGCGCCGACGGCATCTTCCTCACGGATGTGCTGGCCCAGGCCGAAGGCAGCCGCGCCGCCGTGGCCAAGGGCACCAACGCGGCGCTGGTGGCGCGCGACATCGACCTGCGCAAGCTGGGCCGGGGCCGCGTCAACACCGACGACGTGGCCATCTTCACCCGGCAGCTCTCCACGCTGCTGGGTGCGGGCGTCACGCTGGTGGAGTCGCTCAGCGCGCTGGTGGACCAGGTGGAGAAGGAGCGCTTCAAGCGCGCCCTCTCCGACATCAAGCAGCGCGTCAACGAAGGCTCGTCCCTGGCGGAAGCCATGGGGCAGCACCCGAAAATCTTCCCCAGCATCTACGTGAACATGGTGCGCGCGGGTGAGGCCTCCGGCGCGCTGGACGCGGTGCTCACGCGCCTGGCGGACTTCACGGAGAACCAGGCCCGGCTGCAGCAGAAGATTCTCAGCACCATGCTCTACCCCGCCATCATGATGGTGGTGGGCGGCGGGATCCTCGTGGCCCTCATGGTCTTCGTGGTGCCGAAGGTGACGAAAATCTTCGAGACGATGAAGGCCACGCTGCCCCTGAGCACGCGCTTCCTCATCGCCTCCAGCAACTTCTTCCAGAGCTGGTGGTTCATCCTGCTGCCGGCCATGGCGCTGGGCGTGGTCCTCTTCATGCGCTGGACGAAGAGCCCCTCGGGAAAGCCCAAGTGGGACCGCATCACGCTCAAGGCCCCCGTGGTGGGCAACCTGGTGCGCCTGCTGTCCATCTCCCGCTTCGCCCGCACGCTGTCCACGCTGCTCAAGAGCGGCGTCCCGCTGCTGGCGGCCATGGACATCGTCAAGGCCATCATGACCAACACCGTCCTGGCGGAGGTCGTCGAGAAGGCCCGCGACTCCATCCGCGAGGGCGAGAGCATCGCCAACCCGCTGAAGCGCTCCGGGGAATTCCCTCCGCTGGTGTACCACATGGTCGCCATCGGTGAGCGCTCCGGCCAGTTGGAGGAGATGCTCACCAGCGTGGCGGACAACTACGAGACGCAGGTGAACGTGCGCATCAGCGCCCTCACCTCGCTGCTGGAGCCCCTCCTCATCGTGGTGATGGGCGCGGTGATTGCATTCGTCGCGCTCTCCATCCTGATGCCGATTCTGCAGGTGAACTCGGCCATCCGGTGAGGTGTGGCGGAATGATGAACGACATGGCGGACCGTTGGATTCAACGCGTCACCCTGGCGGCAATGGTCGCCATGGCGGCGGCGCTGCTGACCGTGGGGGCCCGGTTGTACGGTCCCCAGCAACCGCGCCCGCCCGCCGGGGCGGCGGACAGCGTCCGGACGCCCTGACAAGAAGACACGACGACACAAGGGTGGCCTGCCAGAAAGTCACCCGGGATGGAGAGCACACATGCGCCAGAGCCAGAAGCAGCAGAGGAAGCAGCGCCGCAACCGCGGCATGACGCTCATCGAAATCATGGTGGTCATCACCATCCTCGGTCTCATCGCCGCGGCGGTGGGCGTGGCCGTCATCCCGCAGTTGGAGGCCGCGCGCCGGGATCGCGCCGCGCTGGACATCAA is drawn from Myxococcus xanthus and contains these coding sequences:
- a CDS encoding ParB/RepB/Spo0J family partition protein, with the translated sequence MAAKSARKSPAAKKAATPRKPRRKKAEPKSRGLSPAEVASDSVEYPTELLEAVREDGGEVLGVYRDPLGGHPVVFSVLPIDKVEPTPYQRDVSEPHVKRLANAMERLDRFLDPVIAVRKDGRYWTPNGNHRLNASRRLGAKAIVALVLPEEDVAYQILALNTEKAHNLKERSLEVIRMYRGLVGAERKGPETAFAHLFEEPAFITLGAAYEQRPRFSAGAYHPFVKAVEDFLDTPLEDALPLREARARRLLELDDAVVSVVDALKERGLQSPYLKNFVVARINFLRFRKDGGKPDFDATVDRMQASARKFNVDKVRREDIGRMGGGPLEPDEESA
- a CDS encoding sigma-54-dependent transcriptional regulator encodes the protein MTSPTVLVVDDDRANLDSVIRIFQREGMATLAAANGTEALELLRRPEVAAMVTDLMMPNMDGQELLRAARAIRPDVEVVLMTAYGTVETAVAAMKDGAYDFITKPLKRHALVKAIQKALEKRALVAENQSLKAKLAEMNAAGGRSMVGQSPAFRAMLDTIRQAAPSTATVLLLGESGTGKELAARSVHEFSQRVRGPFVAVNCGALPENILEAELFGVERGAFTGAVARREGRFERAHGGTLFLDEVGEMPLPAQVKLLRALAEGEIERLGGTQTVKVDVRLVAATNKDLQKEVAEGRFREDLYYRLNVVEIRVPALASRREDIPLLADAFLRRFAAKNGKVLRGFSQEAMGVLENYAWPGNVRELEHAVERAVVLARGEVLDASDLPESVRKGPLGSAGQLVIPIGTPMEEIERRVIHETLRHTRGDKTLAARLLGIAARTIYRKLEREQSTGDGPTAAPPGPDTDD
- the gspC gene encoding type II secretion system protein GspC — translated: MELFFRKYFWTVNLVFILLVGLLAASTVNLFVESAISPVPTGGSSARAPSQPRRIETAMAMLDLDRLSRLTGIKLPEPEPEVQEPGGASAEVDPNAAPVKSGLRVKLLGTLVASNPDWSFASIQDMTTQRSQTYMVGNSLQGATVENIERERVIIINGGRREYIDGNPGDGAFVPPSPPVAQANTAPPSDGSGIRATSENEYEVPRAEIDKTLNNLNNVAMQARIVPAFKDGQAVGFKLFSIRPDSIYSKIGVQNGDVIRRINGFDLNSPEKALEVYSKMKDAARIEIEIERNGAPIRKSYNVR
- the gspD gene encoding type II secretion system secretin GspD → MKTLPSWMLCLCLALAVPAQAQRRSPPSGSAGERKISPQGPGATSAGDANAGPRRTPTCEEARRNARYGIYFDKVEIEKLVQTVADATCRTFILPENVRGKISIIGPENGRVEVNADAFYSAFLAALDANGLAAYQYGRFMKIVDKRSAKQNPIPTIVEEGEPYTTNEQMVTKLFRVQNVEVEPLRGVLQQLVSKDGDTIPYPPDTIIINDVGSNIHRLERIIHQLDTRAASDEMRIIQVQYASAQDVANTVQRLFEAKGARPGQPAAAGRNVPPAAAQATPQAGQGQEGATGGPVTLSQIIPDERTNKLIIVASPAAFERIQDIVGQIDIPTSGGGRINVYYLENANAEELASTLQSLAQGTGNAPRGRTPVPARPPGAPGGPTTTQAAELFSGEVKISADKGSNSLVIVASSADYKNIVQVIQQLDKPRRQVFVEAVIMEVNLDRNARLGMNLHSGFSLSTSNGDQVPGLIGTNTSGQGLPPSLSLTSLASYGGFLAGIQGPVIPALEKLGIPAFGVVLHAMQQSSDVNVLSTPHILTSDNEEAEITVGQNVPFQSGFNPTSLGSLGAGVGGGAGALGGGLLGGLGGLGSLYAPITRQNVELKLTVKPQINESDYIRLVINQQTEEIASTDPVLGPTTSRRSAKTTVIARDQETLVIGGIMQDRTLESVSKVPLLGDIPLLGHLFRDTTRRKTKTNLLLFLTPYIIRGPEDFRVIFERKMKERQQFVEQFYGQVPGYDVAVDFSRKPGPLSRMGQKVTQEEQRAENGGPGLSGERIITPAPPPASSPGAVPSTQRQAPASPEDEGGPAVREGMPPPDGSEEPVPAPAPQNFEQPPPEAIQVPEAGDAERLRIQHIEPGPRE
- the gspE gene encoding type II secretion system ATPase GspE, with the protein product MNLTADPALTSAATGGTVSPRNDATQLVAHGQAYLCGRPLGEILRAIVPSLTEEKLQEALAIQDEKGQRIGEALVGMKAVSEEDVAKALGHQLDLPYLARIFAEEVDAELVKRIPINFAKQSRILPLSLEGDTVAVAVADPLDTAALDHVRVLLGQSVSQRIALGSTITDAINSVYDRSVNETEQLVDEMETQDLDAIAHELDEPKDLLDEDDEAPVIRLVNSVLFRAAKERASDIHIEPMERELLVRFRVDGVLQEVIKPPKRYQNAIVSRVKVMGQLNIAEKRLPQDGRIRIKLAGRDIDIRLSTIPTSFGERIVMRLLDKTATLLDLAEIGMSQKTLESMEAVIKRSHGIILVTGPTGSGKTTTLYGALSKINTPDLNILTVEDPVEYQLKGIGQMAISPKIGLTFAQGLRSFLRQDPDVIMVGEIRDKETAEIAIQASLTGHLVLSTVHTNDAAGAVTRLVDMGVEPFLVASSLTGILAQRLVRRVCPDCRVPFEPTDAELKELGHSVASFKQRYGVDRIYKASGCPSCNRNGYRGRTGIYEFLPVDDDVRQLVLKNVDASTIKRSATSKGMTTLLDDGARKIALGETTIAEVLSITQEDM
- the gspF gene encoding type II secretion system inner membrane protein GspF; protein product: MPVFEYRGLNSAGKQIKGLLEADSPKTLRSKLRADGIFLTDVLAQAEGSRAAVAKGTNAALVARDIDLRKLGRGRVNTDDVAIFTRQLSTLLGAGVTLVESLSALVDQVEKERFKRALSDIKQRVNEGSSLAEAMGQHPKIFPSIYVNMVRAGEASGALDAVLTRLADFTENQARLQQKILSTMLYPAIMMVVGGGILVALMVFVVPKVTKIFETMKATLPLSTRFLIASSNFFQSWWFILLPAMALGVVLFMRWTKSPSGKPKWDRITLKAPVVGNLVRLLSISRFARTLSTLLKSGVPLLAAMDIVKAIMTNTVLAEVVEKARDSIREGESIANPLKRSGEFPPLVYHMVAIGERSGQLEEMLTSVADNYETQVNVRISALTSLLEPLLIVVMGAVIAFVALSILMPILQVNSAIR